The Clostridia bacterium DNA segment TACATTCCTGCCTTGGCTGCCCTGGCCGACGTCATCGAAAAGCAGAACCAGCCCGCCCGCGCCCAGGCTCGTGTCGAGCAGTTCGTCCAGGCATATCCCTCCGATCCCGCCGGTCACATCGTTTTCGCCAACCTGCTGGAGAGACGGAAGGACTACGCGCGATGCGAGCAGGAACTCGAACGCGCGTTGCAGTTGTCCCCGAACAACACGGTAGCTTACCTCCAGCTGGGACGCATCTACCAGGCCCAAAAGAAGACGGATGCCGCGATCCAGAAGTTCTCAAAGGCGCTCGAGCTGCAACCGAAGACGCCTGCGCTTCAGGCTCTTCTCGGCAACCTCTACATGGACAAGAATGATCTCGTGAAGGCGCGCATGTATTACGAACAAGCACTGGCGAACGACCCCAATTTTGCCGTCGCTGCCGGAAACCTCGCGTGGGTCTACACCCAGGACGGCGGGAATCTGGACGTCGCCCTCGGCCTCGCACAGAAAGCCAAGCAACTTCTGCCCGAAGTCGATTCCATCTCCGATACGCTCGCATGGGTCTATTACAAGCGCGCAAATTACGACAGCGCGATTGAACTGCTTCGTGACTGCGTGGACAAGTCGCCGCAGCGCGGATCCTATCGTTACCACCTTGGCATGGCGCTCATGCAAAACGGCAAGCAGGACCAGGCGCGCAAGCAACTCGAAGCCTCGTTGAAACTCGACTTGAAGCCAGCCGATGCCACTGAGGCGCGTAAGGCCCTGGACCAACTGCGCTAGTCAGAACGGTAGATTCACTCTGCGGTGCCGGACAATTCCTCGTTCGGTACCGCAGCTTCACAGGCTGCTGAGAAACTCGATTTCTTGAAGGGGCACGCCTTCAGGCGTTCCGTAAGTCGCACTGAAGTCGAAACCACTTGCAATAAGCGGGGTCATCCTTCTGTCCCGCAAAGGCGGCGTGACCTCAGGATGACCCGATACGGATTCCGTTCAGCCTCAATCAACGCAGTGACCCGACGTCTTTCCAATCCAAAATGAGTCCTGTTTGTTCCCCTCGCAAAATGGACAATGATTCGCGCGAAGATGCAAGACGCTGCACATGAGCCATTCCGCAACTCCAATTTCCCACATGCAGGAAGCTGCAGTTGCAAGTCCATGAATTCACGGGTGACTAAAGTACGTAGCCCATCGGTTCCAGAGACTCTGCTTGGCACGTGAGTTGCTCATAGGAACCACAGAAGGTACCTGTACCTCTAGGAGTAAACATGCCTCGCGTGAAACTTTCAAAGATCGTGCAAGTCGCCCTGTTCAGCCTTTTGCTGCTTTTGGGCAGCAGCGCAATGGCGGATACAGCCGATTTCCAAATCACTGTGCCAAATCCTGGCCTCGCCGCCAGTGGAAACCCTAGTGGCACCCTCTTCGCAACCGTTCACCTTGAATTGAATGGCTCCAATCAGATTGTGGCCACCGTCACGATGGAATCCGGGTTCAAGGCATTCGACGTGTTCGGTTTCAATGCGCCTGATCACAACACTGCGGGCCTCACCGTCACTAGCAACACTGCTGGGTGGACGGTTGAAACCGCCGCCAACAAGCTTCCCGGGCAGGTTGATGGATTCGGCAAGTTCGACTTCGTCCTCAACGGCCCGAGCCAGGGCAATAACGGAAGCACTACCTTGAGCTTCACAGTCAATTGCGCCGGGGGATGCACCTCGGTCAATCAGATTGTTGGAATCGCGGGCGGCTCACCGGCTGCGGGCCAGGAAGGCGCGCACTTCGCACTGCACGTCTATCCGCTCAACAGCACGAATAACACCGGCTTCGCTGGTGACGGCGGCGCTCCGGTTCCTGAGCCAGCCTCGCTCGCATTGCTCGGCCTGGGATTGCTCGGCACCGGCGGCTGGTTTCGCAAGCGCAAGAGCTAAACCGGACCGGCCTAAATAGGGAGCGTACCCCACGCGTCTCCAGAATTGGATAATCGCCGCAGATCAATGCGGCCCCTGCAAGCACTTAGGATTTCGGAGGCAGCAATGCGTAAGCTCATCGTTGTACTGGCGTGTGTCGTGATGTTGATGGCCGCACTTCCGGCGGCGGCACAAACCCAGATCACACTCGGCAATCCGGCTAATTCGTTCATTTTCTCGGGTGACGGCGCGGGCAATCTCGTCATCAACCTATCCAGCGGCACATCGATGGCGGGCGCTGCCACCGCGACCGGCGACTTCGTCGGCCTCTCTAACCACGGAACCTATGTTCTCGATTTCGTGGGCACTGCGCCGATTAACGCTACGTACGTCTCTGGCGTCGCCGGATCGCAGACGTTCACCATCGTCCAGGGCGGGCCGATCGCGTTCAGCTATGTGTCGTCTGGTGGAGATACGCTTTATGGCGATCTGCAACTTGTCGGCATGCAGCAGGCCGGTATGCTTGGCGTGTTCAACCAGAATGTCACAGCGAATCTGACGAACCTGAGCGGAACCCTTGCAAACGCACTGTCGAATGGAGAAGCGACGATCGACATCACCATCGCGTTCTCAACGGTGATGGACCTTTCGACCTTCGAAGGCCGCACCAACGCGATCTTCTCCAGCGGCGAACTCCGTCCGACTCCGGAACCGGCAAGCCTTATGCTGCTCGGTGGCGGACTCTTGAGCATCGGTGGCGCACTGCGCCGCAAGCTCAAGGCGTAACTTCCGTTGATCCGGTAACGCAACGGCTCACCGCATGAGATCTCGGCAGCTCTTGGACAACAGACCGGGGCTGCCGATTCTTTTACGTTTGCGTTAATCGACGTTTGCTTGGTTAACGTCCGATTTAAGCATTTTTGGTTCCCACTTTATGGCAGGCAAGAAACAAACAAACCAGGTCAGCACCTGTGTTCTATCGGATCATCCCGTCGTAATTGAGCAACTGAACCGGGCACTGGCCAAAATGCCCGGCATAGAACTGCAACATCGCCTGCTCGACTGGTCCCAGTCCGGCGATGACTCGGGGATGCCACTCCCGCGCGCCACAACCTACGTCATGGACGCCCGCGATCAGGGAAAGGGCAAGCAGCTTTGTGGACGCATTCTGGAACTGCATCCCAAGGCGAGGATACTTATCGTTTCCGAAAAGTTGGCGGAACCGCAGGCGTTCGCCTTGTTGCGCCTTGGCGTGAAAGGCCTTCTCTCTTACGATGAAATCGATGGCCAGTTGCGGCGCGCAGTCAAAGCCGTAGCCGAAGGCGGATATTGGGTTCCCCGGGCCGTACTCTCGCGCTTTGTCGAATCTATTCTCGACGTTGCCGCCGAGGTGAAGAACTACAATCTACCCGCAAAACTTAGCCGTCGTGAGCGGGACGTCCTCGACGCCTTGTTGAAAAACGAGTCGAACAAAGAGATCG contains these protein-coding regions:
- a CDS encoding PEP-CTERM sorting domain-containing protein encodes the protein MPRVKLSKIVQVALFSLLLLLGSSAMADTADFQITVPNPGLAASGNPSGTLFATVHLELNGSNQIVATVTMESGFKAFDVFGFNAPDHNTAGLTVTSNTAGWTVETAANKLPGQVDGFGKFDFVLNGPSQGNNGSTTLSFTVNCAGGCTSVNQIVGIAGGSPAAGQEGAHFALHVYPLNSTNNTGFAGDGGAPVPEPASLALLGLGLLGTGGWFRKRKS
- a CDS encoding PEP-CTERM sorting domain-containing protein, whose protein sequence is MRKLIVVLACVVMLMAALPAAAQTQITLGNPANSFIFSGDGAGNLVINLSSGTSMAGAATATGDFVGLSNHGTYVLDFVGTAPINATYVSGVAGSQTFTIVQGGPIAFSYVSSGGDTLYGDLQLVGMQQAGMLGVFNQNVTANLTNLSGTLANALSNGEATIDITIAFSTVMDLSTFEGRTNAIFSSGELRPTPEPASLMLLGGGLLSIGGALRRKLKA
- a CDS encoding response regulator transcription factor, translated to MAGKKQTNQVSTCVLSDHPVVIEQLNRALAKMPGIELQHRLLDWSQSGDDSGMPLPRATTYVMDARDQGKGKQLCGRILELHPKARILIVSEKLAEPQAFALLRLGVKGLLSYDEIDGQLRRAVKAVAEGGYWVPRAVLSRFVESILDVAAEVKNYNLPAKLSRRERDVLDALLKNESNKEIANHLNISERTVKFHVSNLLNKYSVRRRADLIVLWLHDSSAHANAVPAVH